From a region of the Rhinopithecus roxellana isolate Shanxi Qingling chromosome 8, ASM756505v1, whole genome shotgun sequence genome:
- the TGFBR3L gene encoding transforming growth factor-beta receptor type 3-like protein isoform X2 yields MALQPAQLLGCAGPRGRQGAHHRQGKRGAEPVMGESAAATASLSQRRRRGRGGRVTFPRGLKGSARFLSGPPFPSPHLPPAPPFPAAPGPWLRRPLFSLKLSDTEDVFPRRAGPLEVPADSRVFVQAALARPSPRWGLALHRCSVTPSSRPAPGPALALLHEGCPADTSVAFPPPPPPSPGATRPARFSFRLRPVFNASVQFLHCQLSRCRRLRGVRRAPAPLTPPPPPSRVRGRRAWNPSAGVLRGLGTSDSGSGKGILSGSEDLEGRPRVSPAAPCALSLPRRPLRPWNPRRWWRWCWQPSCWAPHWPPGWASSVRTQRPRLPGRPREPRPAVPSPGGPSEEDRWKRPVVCWEGRWPLPC; encoded by the exons ATGGCTCTGCAACCCGCTCAGCTGCTGGGCTGTGCGGGTCCCAGGGGTCGCCAGGGGGCACATCACCGTCAGGGGAAACGTGGCGCGGAGCCCGTCATGGGTGAATCCGCCGCCGCAACTGCATCCCTTTCCCAAAGGCGGCGGCGGGGGCGAGGTGGTCGGGTCACTTTTCCCAGAGGCCTAAAGGGCAGCGCGCGTTTTCTCTCTGGGccgcccttcccctccccccacctcccgcCAGCACCCCCGTTCCCCGCGGCCCCCGGCCCCTGGTTGCGCAGACCCCTCTTCAGTCTGAAGCTGTCTGACACAGAGGACGTCTTTCCGCGCCGCGCGGGGCCGCTCGAGGTCCCGGCCGACAGCCGCGTGTTCGTGCAG GCGGCCTTGGCCCGTCCCTCCCCGCGCTGGGGCCTGGCCCTGCACCGCTGCTCAGTGACGCCGTCCTCACGCCCGGCCCCGGGGCCCGCCCTGGCTCTGCTGCACGAGGGCTGCCCCGCCGACACCTCTGTCGCCTTCCCGCCACCGCCGCCTCCGAGCCCGGGTGCCACCCGCCCCGCGCGCTTCAGCTTCCGCCTGCGCCCGGTCTTCAACGCCTCGGTGCAGTTCCTGCACTGCCAGCTGAGCCGCTGCCGCCGCCTCCGGGGAGTCCGCCGGGCGCCTGCGCCTCtgacgccgccgccgccgccatcgCGGGTGCGCGGGCGCAGAGCTTGGAATCCGAGCGCCGGGGTCCTTCGGGGACTGGGCACGAGCGACTCTGGCAGTGGAAAGGGGATACTCTCGGGGTCCGAGGAtctggag GGCCGCCCAAGAGTGTCCCCGGCCGCGCCGTGCGCCCTGAGCCTCCCGCGCCGGCCCCTGCGGCCCTGGAACCCGCGCCGGTGGTGGCGCTGGTGTTGGCAGCCTTCGTGCTGGGCGCCGCACTGGCCGCCGGGCTGGGCCTCGTCTGTGCGCACTCAG CGCCCCCGGCTCCCGGGCCGCCCGCGAGAGCCTCGCCCAGCGGTCCCCAGCCCAGGAGGCCCCAGTGAGGAAG ACCGATGGAAGAGGCCAGTGGTCTGCTGGGAAGGGAGGTGGCCCCTCCCTTGCTGA
- the MAP2K7 gene encoding dual specificity mitogen-activated protein kinase kinase 7 isoform X1 produces MAASSLEQKLSRLEAKLKQENREARRRIDLNLDISPQRPRPIIVITLSPAPAPSQRAALQLPLANDGGSRSPSSESSPQHPTPPARPRHMLGLPSTLFTPRSMESIEIDQKLQEIMKQTGYLTIGGQRYQAEINDLENLGEMGSGTCGQVWKMRFRKTGHVIAVKQMRRSGNKEENKRILMDLDVVLKSHDCPYIVQCFGTFITNTDVFIAMELMGTCAEKLKKRMQGPIPERILGKMTVAIVKALYYLKEKHGVIHRDVKPSNILLDERGQIKLCDFGISGRLVDSKAKTRSAGCAAYMAPERIDPPDPTKPDYDIRADVWSLGISLVELATGQFPYKNCKTDFEVLTKVLQEEPPLLPGHMGFSGDFQSFVKDCLTKDHRKRPKYNKLLEHSFIKRYETLEVDVASWFKDVMAKTESPRTSGVLSQPHLPFFR; encoded by the exons ATGGCGGCGTCCTCCCTGGAGCAGAAGCTGTCCCGCCTGGAAgcaaagctgaagcaggagaaccggGAGGCCCGGCGGAGGATCGACCTCAACCTGGATATCAGCCCCCAGCGGCCCAGGCCCA TTATTGTGATCACTCTAAGCCCTGCTCCTGCCCCGTCCCAGCGAGCAG CCCTGCAGCTCCCGCTGGCCAATGATGGGGGCAGCCGTTCGCCATCCTCAGAGAGCTCCCCGCAGCACCCCACGCCCCCCGCCCGGCCCCGCCACATGCTGGGGCTCCCGTCAACCCTGTTCACACCCCGAAGCATGGAGAG CATTGAGATTGACCAGAAGCTGCAGGAGATCATGAAGCAGACGGGCTACCTGACCATCGGGGGCCAG cgCTACCAGGCAGAAATCAACGACCTGGAGAACTTGGGCGAGATGGGCAGCGGCACCTGCGGCCAGGTGTGGAAGATGCGCTTCCGGAAGACCGGCCACGTCATTGCCGTTAAG CAAATGCGGCGCTCGGGGAACAAGGAGGAGAACAAGCGTATCCTCATGGACCTGGATGTGGTGCTCAAGAGCCATGACTGCCCCTACATTGTGCAGTGCTTTGGGACGTTTATCACCAAC ACGGACGTCTTCATCGCCATGGAGCTCATGGGCACCTGCGCCGAGAAACTCAAGAAGCGGATGCAGGGCCCCATCCCCGAGCGCATCCTGGGCAAGATGACAGTGGCG ATTGTGAAGGCGCTGTACTACCTGAAGGAGAAGCACGGTGTCATCCACCGCGACGTCAAGCCCTCCAATATCCTGCTGGACGAGCGGGGCCAGATCAAGCTCTGCGACTTCGGCATCAGTGGCCGCCTGGTGGACTCCAAAGCCAAGACGCGGAGCGCCGGCTGCGCAGCCTACATGGCG cccGAGCGCATTGACCCCCCAGACCCCACCAAGCCAGACTATGACATCCGGGCTGATGTATGGAGCCTAGGCATCTCGTTG GTGGAGCTGGCAACAGGACAGTTTCCCTACAAGAACTGCAAGACGGACTTTGAGGTCCTCACCAAAGTCCTACAGGAAGAGCCCCCGCTTCTGCCCGGACACATGGGCTTCTCGGGGGACTTCCAGTCCTTCGTCAAAGACTG cCTTACTAAAGATCACAGGAAGAGACCAAAGTATAATAAGCTACTT GAACACAGCTTCATCAAGCGCTATGAGACGCTGGAGGTGGACGTGGCGTCCTGGTTCAAGGATGTCATGGCGAAGACTGAGTCACCGCGGACTAGCGGCGTCCTGAGCCAGCCCCACCTGCCCTTCTTCAGGTAG
- the TGFBR3L gene encoding transforming growth factor-beta receptor type 3-like protein isoform X1, whose amino-acid sequence MALQPAQLLGCAGPRGRQGAHHRQGKRGAEPVMGESAAATASLSQRRRRGRGGRVTFPRGLKGSARFLSGPPFPSPHLPPAPPFPAAPGPWLRRPLFSLKLSDTEDVFPRRAGPLEVPADSRVFVQAALARPSPRWGLALHRCSVTPSSRPAPGPALALLHEGCPADTSVAFPPPPPPSPGATRPARFSFRLRPVFNASVQFLHCQLSRCRRLRGVRRAPAPLTPPPPPSRVRGRRAWNPSAGVLRGLGTSDSGSGKGILSGSEDLECLPQDEACAGTGSGSAEGLAADGPHLHTLTQPIVVTVPRPPPRPPKSVPGRAVRPEPPAPAPAALEPAPVVALVLAAFVLGAALAAGLGLVCAHSAPPAPGPPARASPSGPQPRRPQ is encoded by the exons ATGGCTCTGCAACCCGCTCAGCTGCTGGGCTGTGCGGGTCCCAGGGGTCGCCAGGGGGCACATCACCGTCAGGGGAAACGTGGCGCGGAGCCCGTCATGGGTGAATCCGCCGCCGCAACTGCATCCCTTTCCCAAAGGCGGCGGCGGGGGCGAGGTGGTCGGGTCACTTTTCCCAGAGGCCTAAAGGGCAGCGCGCGTTTTCTCTCTGGGccgcccttcccctccccccacctcccgcCAGCACCCCCGTTCCCCGCGGCCCCCGGCCCCTGGTTGCGCAGACCCCTCTTCAGTCTGAAGCTGTCTGACACAGAGGACGTCTTTCCGCGCCGCGCGGGGCCGCTCGAGGTCCCGGCCGACAGCCGCGTGTTCGTGCAG GCGGCCTTGGCCCGTCCCTCCCCGCGCTGGGGCCTGGCCCTGCACCGCTGCTCAGTGACGCCGTCCTCACGCCCGGCCCCGGGGCCCGCCCTGGCTCTGCTGCACGAGGGCTGCCCCGCCGACACCTCTGTCGCCTTCCCGCCACCGCCGCCTCCGAGCCCGGGTGCCACCCGCCCCGCGCGCTTCAGCTTCCGCCTGCGCCCGGTCTTCAACGCCTCGGTGCAGTTCCTGCACTGCCAGCTGAGCCGCTGCCGCCGCCTCCGGGGAGTCCGCCGGGCGCCTGCGCCTCtgacgccgccgccgccgccatcgCGGGTGCGCGGGCGCAGAGCTTGGAATCCGAGCGCCGGGGTCCTTCGGGGACTGGGCACGAGCGACTCTGGCAGTGGAAAGGGGATACTCTCGGGGTCCGAGGAtctggag TGTCTGCCTCAGGACGAGGCGTGCGCCGGCACTGGCAGTGGCAGCGCCGAGGGTCTGGCTGCCGACGGCCCCCACCTGCACACGCTGACGCAGCCTATCGTGGTCACTGTGCCGCGGCCGCCCCCCA GGCCGCCCAAGAGTGTCCCCGGCCGCGCCGTGCGCCCTGAGCCTCCCGCGCCGGCCCCTGCGGCCCTGGAACCCGCGCCGGTGGTGGCGCTGGTGTTGGCAGCCTTCGTGCTGGGCGCCGCACTGGCCGCCGGGCTGGGCCTCGTCTGTGCGCACTCAG CGCCCCCGGCTCCCGGGCCGCCCGCGAGAGCCTCGCCCAGCGGTCCCCAGCCCAGGAGGCCCCAGTGA
- the TGFBR3L gene encoding transforming growth factor-beta receptor type 3-like protein isoform X3: MALQPAQLLGCAGPRGRQGAHHRQGKRGAEPVMGESAAATASLSQRRRRGRGGRVTFPRGLKGSARFLSGPPFPSPHLPPAPPFPAAPGPWLRRPLFSLKLSDTEDVFPRRAGPLEVPADSRVFVQAALARPSPRWGLALHRCSVTPSSRPAPGPALALLHEGCPADTSVAFPPPPPPSPGATRPARFSFRLRPVFNASVQFLHCQLSRCRRLRGVRRAPAPLTPPPPPSRCLPQDEACAGTGSGSAEGLAADGPHLHTLTQPIVVTVPRPPPRPPKSVPGRAVRPEPPAPAPAALEPAPVVALVLAAFVLGAALAAGLGLVCAHSAPPAPGPPARASPSGPQPRRPQ; the protein is encoded by the exons ATGGCTCTGCAACCCGCTCAGCTGCTGGGCTGTGCGGGTCCCAGGGGTCGCCAGGGGGCACATCACCGTCAGGGGAAACGTGGCGCGGAGCCCGTCATGGGTGAATCCGCCGCCGCAACTGCATCCCTTTCCCAAAGGCGGCGGCGGGGGCGAGGTGGTCGGGTCACTTTTCCCAGAGGCCTAAAGGGCAGCGCGCGTTTTCTCTCTGGGccgcccttcccctccccccacctcccgcCAGCACCCCCGTTCCCCGCGGCCCCCGGCCCCTGGTTGCGCAGACCCCTCTTCAGTCTGAAGCTGTCTGACACAGAGGACGTCTTTCCGCGCCGCGCGGGGCCGCTCGAGGTCCCGGCCGACAGCCGCGTGTTCGTGCAG GCGGCCTTGGCCCGTCCCTCCCCGCGCTGGGGCCTGGCCCTGCACCGCTGCTCAGTGACGCCGTCCTCACGCCCGGCCCCGGGGCCCGCCCTGGCTCTGCTGCACGAGGGCTGCCCCGCCGACACCTCTGTCGCCTTCCCGCCACCGCCGCCTCCGAGCCCGGGTGCCACCCGCCCCGCGCGCTTCAGCTTCCGCCTGCGCCCGGTCTTCAACGCCTCGGTGCAGTTCCTGCACTGCCAGCTGAGCCGCTGCCGCCGCCTCCGGGGAGTCCGCCGGGCGCCTGCGCCTCtgacgccgccgccgccgccatcgCGG TGTCTGCCTCAGGACGAGGCGTGCGCCGGCACTGGCAGTGGCAGCGCCGAGGGTCTGGCTGCCGACGGCCCCCACCTGCACACGCTGACGCAGCCTATCGTGGTCACTGTGCCGCGGCCGCCCCCCA GGCCGCCCAAGAGTGTCCCCGGCCGCGCCGTGCGCCCTGAGCCTCCCGCGCCGGCCCCTGCGGCCCTGGAACCCGCGCCGGTGGTGGCGCTGGTGTTGGCAGCCTTCGTGCTGGGCGCCGCACTGGCCGCCGGGCTGGGCCTCGTCTGTGCGCACTCAG CGCCCCCGGCTCCCGGGCCGCCCGCGAGAGCCTCGCCCAGCGGTCCCCAGCCCAGGAGGCCCCAGTGA
- the TGFBR3L gene encoding transforming growth factor-beta receptor type 3-like protein isoform X4 produces MALQPAQLLGCAGPRGRQGAHHRQGKRGAEPVMGESAAATASLSQRRRRGRGGRVTFPRGLKGSARFLSGPPFPSPHLPPAPPFPAAPGPWLRRPLFSLKLSDTEDVFPRRAGPLEVPADSRVFVQAALARPSPRWGLALHRCSVTPSSRPAPGPALALLHEGCPADTSVAFPPPPPPSPGATRPARFSFRLRPVFNASVQFLHCQLSRCRRLRGVRRAPAPLTPPPPPSRVRGRRAWNPSAGVLRGLGTSDSGSGKGILSGSEDLEVGRVSASGRGVRRHWQWQRRGSGCRRPPPAHADAAYRGHCAAAAPQAAQECPRPRRAP; encoded by the exons ATGGCTCTGCAACCCGCTCAGCTGCTGGGCTGTGCGGGTCCCAGGGGTCGCCAGGGGGCACATCACCGTCAGGGGAAACGTGGCGCGGAGCCCGTCATGGGTGAATCCGCCGCCGCAACTGCATCCCTTTCCCAAAGGCGGCGGCGGGGGCGAGGTGGTCGGGTCACTTTTCCCAGAGGCCTAAAGGGCAGCGCGCGTTTTCTCTCTGGGccgcccttcccctccccccacctcccgcCAGCACCCCCGTTCCCCGCGGCCCCCGGCCCCTGGTTGCGCAGACCCCTCTTCAGTCTGAAGCTGTCTGACACAGAGGACGTCTTTCCGCGCCGCGCGGGGCCGCTCGAGGTCCCGGCCGACAGCCGCGTGTTCGTGCAG GCGGCCTTGGCCCGTCCCTCCCCGCGCTGGGGCCTGGCCCTGCACCGCTGCTCAGTGACGCCGTCCTCACGCCCGGCCCCGGGGCCCGCCCTGGCTCTGCTGCACGAGGGCTGCCCCGCCGACACCTCTGTCGCCTTCCCGCCACCGCCGCCTCCGAGCCCGGGTGCCACCCGCCCCGCGCGCTTCAGCTTCCGCCTGCGCCCGGTCTTCAACGCCTCGGTGCAGTTCCTGCACTGCCAGCTGAGCCGCTGCCGCCGCCTCCGGGGAGTCCGCCGGGCGCCTGCGCCTCtgacgccgccgccgccgccatcgCGGGTGCGCGGGCGCAGAGCTTGGAATCCGAGCGCCGGGGTCCTTCGGGGACTGGGCACGAGCGACTCTGGCAGTGGAAAGGGGATACTCTCGGGGTCCGAGGAtctggaggtggggagag TGTCTGCCTCAGGACGAGGCGTGCGCCGGCACTGGCAGTGGCAGCGCCGAGGGTCTGGCTGCCGACGGCCCCCACCTGCACACGCTGACGCAGCCTATCGTGGTCACTGTGCCGCGGCCGCCCCCCA GGCCGCCCAAGAGTGTCCCCGGCCGCGCCGTGCGCCCTGA
- the MAP2K7 gene encoding dual specificity mitogen-activated protein kinase kinase 7 isoform X2: MAASSLEQKLSRLEAKLKQENREARRRIDLNLDISPQRPRPTLQLPLANDGGSRSPSSESSPQHPTPPARPRHMLGLPSTLFTPRSMESIEIDQKLQEIMKQTGYLTIGGQRYQAEINDLENLGEMGSGTCGQVWKMRFRKTGHVIAVKQMRRSGNKEENKRILMDLDVVLKSHDCPYIVQCFGTFITNTDVFIAMELMGTCAEKLKKRMQGPIPERILGKMTVAIVKALYYLKEKHGVIHRDVKPSNILLDERGQIKLCDFGISGRLVDSKAKTRSAGCAAYMAPERIDPPDPTKPDYDIRADVWSLGISLVELATGQFPYKNCKTDFEVLTKVLQEEPPLLPGHMGFSGDFQSFVKDCLTKDHRKRPKYNKLLEHSFIKRYETLEVDVASWFKDVMAKTESPRTSGVLSQPHLPFFR, translated from the exons ATGGCGGCGTCCTCCCTGGAGCAGAAGCTGTCCCGCCTGGAAgcaaagctgaagcaggagaaccggGAGGCCCGGCGGAGGATCGACCTCAACCTGGATATCAGCCCCCAGCGGCCCAGGCCCA CCCTGCAGCTCCCGCTGGCCAATGATGGGGGCAGCCGTTCGCCATCCTCAGAGAGCTCCCCGCAGCACCCCACGCCCCCCGCCCGGCCCCGCCACATGCTGGGGCTCCCGTCAACCCTGTTCACACCCCGAAGCATGGAGAG CATTGAGATTGACCAGAAGCTGCAGGAGATCATGAAGCAGACGGGCTACCTGACCATCGGGGGCCAG cgCTACCAGGCAGAAATCAACGACCTGGAGAACTTGGGCGAGATGGGCAGCGGCACCTGCGGCCAGGTGTGGAAGATGCGCTTCCGGAAGACCGGCCACGTCATTGCCGTTAAG CAAATGCGGCGCTCGGGGAACAAGGAGGAGAACAAGCGTATCCTCATGGACCTGGATGTGGTGCTCAAGAGCCATGACTGCCCCTACATTGTGCAGTGCTTTGGGACGTTTATCACCAAC ACGGACGTCTTCATCGCCATGGAGCTCATGGGCACCTGCGCCGAGAAACTCAAGAAGCGGATGCAGGGCCCCATCCCCGAGCGCATCCTGGGCAAGATGACAGTGGCG ATTGTGAAGGCGCTGTACTACCTGAAGGAGAAGCACGGTGTCATCCACCGCGACGTCAAGCCCTCCAATATCCTGCTGGACGAGCGGGGCCAGATCAAGCTCTGCGACTTCGGCATCAGTGGCCGCCTGGTGGACTCCAAAGCCAAGACGCGGAGCGCCGGCTGCGCAGCCTACATGGCG cccGAGCGCATTGACCCCCCAGACCCCACCAAGCCAGACTATGACATCCGGGCTGATGTATGGAGCCTAGGCATCTCGTTG GTGGAGCTGGCAACAGGACAGTTTCCCTACAAGAACTGCAAGACGGACTTTGAGGTCCTCACCAAAGTCCTACAGGAAGAGCCCCCGCTTCTGCCCGGACACATGGGCTTCTCGGGGGACTTCCAGTCCTTCGTCAAAGACTG cCTTACTAAAGATCACAGGAAGAGACCAAAGTATAATAAGCTACTT GAACACAGCTTCATCAAGCGCTATGAGACGCTGGAGGTGGACGTGGCGTCCTGGTTCAAGGATGTCATGGCGAAGACTGAGTCACCGCGGACTAGCGGCGTCCTGAGCCAGCCCCACCTGCCCTTCTTCAGGTAG
- the LRRC8E gene encoding volume-regulated anion channel subunit LRRC8E, with the protein MIPVAEFKQFTEQQPALKVLKPWWDVLAEYLTVAMLMIGVFGCTLQVTQDKIICLPNHEPQENLSEAPCQQLLPRRIPEQMGALQEVKGLKNNLDLQQYSFINQLCYETALHWYAKYFPYLVVIHTLIFMVCTSFWFKFPGTSSKIEHFISILGKCFDSPWTTRALSEVSGENQKGPAAAGRASATIVATAGATPGKAGEGEKEKVLAEPEKVVTEPPVVTLLDKKEGEQAKALFEKVKKFRVHVEEGDILYTMYIRQTVLKVCKFLAILVYNLVYVEKISFLVACRVETSEVTGYASFCCNHTKAHLFSKLAFCYISFVCIYGLTCIYTLYWLFHRPLKEYSFRSVREETGMGDIPDVKNDFAFMLHLIDQYDSLYSKRFAVFLSEVSESRLKQLNLNHEWTPEKLRQKLQRNAAGRLELALCMLPGLPDTIFELSEVESLRLEAICDITFPPGLSQLVHLQELSLLHSPTRLPFSLQVFLRDHLKVMRVKCEELREVPLWVFGLRGLEELHLEGLFPQELARAATLESLRELKQLKVLSLRSNAGKVPASVTDVAGHLQRLSLHNDGARLVALNSLKKLAALRELELVACGLERIPHAVFSLGALQELDLKDNHLRSIEEILSFQHCRKLVTLRLWHNQIAYVPEHVRKLRSLEQLYLSYNKLETLPSQLGLCSGLRLLDVSHNGLHSLPPEVGHLQNLQHLALSYNALEALPDELFFCRKLRTLLLGDNQLSQLSPHVGALRALSRLELKGNRLEALPEELGNCGGLKKAGLLVEDTLYQGLPAEVRDKMEEE; encoded by the exons ATGATCCCTGTggccgagttcaagcagttcacGGAACAGCAGCCTGCATTGAAGGTGCTCAAACCCTGGTGGGACGTGCTGGCCGAGTACCTCACCGTGGCCATGCTCATGATCGGGGTCTTCGGCTGCACCCTCCAG GTGACACAGGACAAGATCATCTGTCTACCCAATCATGAGCCCCAGGAGAACTTATCAGAGGCCCCCTGCCAGCAATTGCTGCCTCGGAGGATCCCTGAGCAGATGGGGGCCCTGCAGGAGGTTAAAGGCCTTAAGAACAATTTGGACCTGCAGCAATACAGCTTCATTAATCAGCTGTGCTACGAGACGGCCCTGCACTGGTATGCCAAATACTTCCCCTACCTCGTGGTCATTCACACACTCATCTTCATGGTCTGCACCAGTTTCTGGTTCAAGTTCCCTGGCACCAGCTCCAAGATCGAACACTTCATCTCCATCCTGGGCAAGTGTTTCGACTCTCCATGGACCACAAGGGCCCTGTCCGAGGTCTCCGGGGAGAACCAGAAGGGCCCAGCAGCCGCCGGACGGGCCTCGGCCACCATAGTGGCCACGGCAGGGGCCACGCcggggaaggcaggggagggtGAGAAGGAGAAAGTGCTGGCAGAACCGGAGAAGGTGGTGACCGAGCCTCCAGTTGTCACCCTGCTGGACAAGAAGGAGGGTGAGCAAGCCAAAGCCCTGTTTGAGAAGGTGAAGAAGTTCCGTGTGCACGTGGAAGAGGGTGACATCCTGTACACCATGTACATCCGACAGACGGTGCTGAAAGTGTGTAAGTTCCTGGCCATCCTGGTCTACAACCTGGTCTATGTGGAGAAGATCAGTTTCCTGGTGGCCTGTAGGGTGGAGACGTCAGAGGTCACAGGCTACGCCAGCTTCTGCTGCAACCACACCAAGGCCCACCTCTTCTCCAAGCTGGCCTTCTGTTACATCTCCTTCGTGTGCATCTACGGACTCACCTGCATCTACACACTCTACTGGCTCTTCCACCGGCCCCTCAAGGAGTACTCCTTCCGTTCCGTGCGGGAGGAGACTGGCATGGGGGACATTCCTGATGTCAAGAACGACTTCGCCTTCATGCTGCACCTCATCGATCAGTATGACTCCCTCTACTCCAAGCGCTTCGCCGTCTTCCTGTCCGAGGTCAGTGAAAGCCGTCTAAAGCAGCTCAATCTCAACCACGAGTGGACGCCCGAGAAGCTTCGACAGAAGCTGCAGCGCAACGCCGCAGGCCGGCTGGAGCTGGCCCTCTGCATGCTTCCGGGACTGCCCGACACCATCTTTGAGCTCAGTGAGGTGGAGTCACTCCGGCTGGAGGCCATCTGCGATATCACCTTCCCCCCGGGGCTGTCGCAGCTGGTGCACTTACAGGAGCTCAGCTTGCTCCACTCGCCCACCAGGCTACCCTTCTCCTTGCAGGTCTTCCTGCGGGACCACCTGAAGGTGATGCGCGTCAAATGCGAGGAGCTCCGCGAGGTGCCGCTTTGGGTGTTTGGGCTGCGGGGCTTGGAGGAGCTGCACCTGGAGGGGCTTTTCCCCCAGGAGCTGGCTCGGGCGGCCACCCTGGAGAGCCTCCGGGAGCTGAAGCAGCTCAAGGTATTGTCCCTCCGGAGCAACGCCGGGAAGGTGCCAGCCAGTGTGACCGACGTCGCTGGCCACCTGCAGAGGCTCAGCCTGCACAACGATGGGGCCCGTCTGGTTGCCCTGAACAGCCTTAAGAAACTGGCGGCATTGCGGGAGCTGGAGCTGGTGGCCTGTGGGCTGGAGCGCATCCCCCACGCAGTGTTCAGCCTGGGCGCACTGCAGGAACTTGACCTCAAGGACAACCACTTGCGCTCTATCGAGGAAATCCTCAGCTTCCAGCACTGCCGGAAGCTGGTCACGCTCAGGCTGTGGCACAACCAGATCGCCTATGTCCCCGAGCACGTGCGGAAGCTCAGGAGCCTGGAGCAGCTCTACCTGAGCTACAACAAGCTGGAGACCCTGCCCTCCCAGCTCGGCCTGTGCTCGGGCCTCCGTCTGCTGGATGTGTCCCACAACGGGCTACACTCCCTGCCACCCGAGGTGGGCCACCTGCAGAACCTACAGCACCTGGCCCTCTCCTACAATGCCCTGGAGGCCCTGCCGGACGAGCTCTTCTTCTGCCGCAAGCTTAGGACGTTGCTTCTGGGTGACAACCAGCTGAGCCAGCTCTCGCCCCACGTGGGTGCCCTCAGGGCCCTCAGCCGCCTGGAGCTCAAAGGAAACCGCTTAGAGGCGCTGCCGGAAGAACTTGGCAACTGTGGGGGGCTAAAGAAGGCGGGGCTCCTGGTAGAAGACACCCTTTACCAGGGTCTGCCAGCAGAGGTGCGGGACAAGATGGAGGAGGAATGA